One genomic segment of Helianthus annuus cultivar XRQ/B chromosome 14, HanXRQr2.0-SUNRISE, whole genome shotgun sequence includes these proteins:
- the LOC110921137 gene encoding putative F-box protein PP2-B12, with product MEKSEEIDGNFFESLPEGFIANAMARTSPKDVCTLSLVCTLFKSAAGWDAVWEKFLPPDYQKIVAAADGCSKKEVYLRLCDYPVLIDAGNKSFWLHKLSGKKCYMLAARDLSIIWGDTPRYWRWISIPESRFAEVAELVSVCWLEVRGRIDTSLLSSDTRYAAYLVFKSAPHTYGFEYHPVEVSVGLIGAENQTESQIKTVFLEPEASERYRHGEYERSLPGRRRMGVFSRLRGLASRANATPPQIGPKRRQDGWLEIELGEFYNGKGQDGEVYMSMMEVKGGNWKGGIIIQGIEIRPKAS from the exons ATGGAGAAAAGTGAAGAAATTGATGGTAATTTTTTTGAGTCGTTACCCGAAGGGTTTATAGCGAACGCTATGGCCCGTACGAGCCCTAAGGATGTGTGTACGTTGTCGTTGGTGTGTACGTTGTTCAAATCGGCTGCGGGATGGGACGCTGTTTGGGAGAAGTTTCTGCCGCCGGATTATCAGAAGATTGTTGCGGCGGCAGACGGTTGTTCGAAGAAGGAGGTTTATCTACGCCTTTGTGATTATCCGGTTCTTATTGATGCTGGAAATAAG AGCTTCTGGTTACATAAATTGAGTGGAAAAAAATGTTACATGTTGGCTGCACGAGACCTCTCGATCATTTGGGGCGATACCCCGAGGTACTGGAGATGGATTTCTATCCCCGAATCAAG GTTTGCTGAGGTGGCCGAACTTGTTAGTGTATGTTGGCTCGAAGTTCGTGGTAGAATCGATACTTCCCTGCTGTCATCCGACACTCGATATGCCGCTTACCTTGTGTTTAAATCGGCACCACACACTTATGGATTTGAATACCATCCTGTTGAAGTTTCAGTCGGTTTAATTGGTGCTGAGAATCAAACCGAGAGTCAGATCAAAACGGTTTTTCTTGAACCGGAAGCGTCCGAAAGGTACAGACACGGTGAGTATGAGCGGTCACTGCCGGGAAGAAGACGGATGGGGGTGTTTAGCCGTTTGAGAGGGTTAGCTAGCCGAGCTAATGCAACCCCACCTCAAATTGGCCCGAAACGCCGACAAGACGGGTGGCTTGAGATAGAATTGGGCGAGTTTTATAATGGGAAGGGTCAAGATGGGGAGGTTTATATGAGCATGATGGAAGTGAAAGGAGGGAACTGGAAGGGTGGTATAATCATTCAAGGGATTGAAATTAGGCCAAAGGCAAGTTAA
- the LOC110921138 gene encoding uncharacterized protein LOC110921138 isoform X1 yields the protein MVERFFSTTNSPTTHDDPIILLSGPPPSGKTSLLFQFAFNFLVNDAHTSAVFICSRRTKAPFLSKGVDPSSNVFDRIQIKYVEDEEGINKFFAAFHMHDKFPVLVIIDDFGEFFDERICQQRYHSPRGRELAIVRTLALCRNAIDHANETGTCMLLLSDTHHGDTPKFLHIYKRWVNSIYTVKGDGIGSFIIKSNGPEIVRTAAAKYSVALQYLVLEEMYENEEQRKIT from the exons ATGGTGGAGAGATTCTTCTCCACCACAAACTCCCCCACCACACACGACGATCCAATAATCCTCCTCTCAGGCCCTCCTCCATC AGGGAAGACATCGCTGCTGTTCCAGTTCGCATTCAACTTCCTCGTCAACGACGCCCACACGTCTGCTGTTTTTATTTGCAGTCGGCGCACGAAAGCCCCCTTTCTCTCCAAG GGAGTTGATCCGTCGTCTAATGTGTTTGATCGAATCCAAATCAA atATGTGGAGGATGAGGAAGGGATCAACAAGTTCTTTGCTGCCTTTCACATGCATGATAAGTTTCCTGTGTTGGTTATAATTGATGATTTTGGAGAATTTTTTGATGAAAG AATTTGCCAACAGAGGTACCATAGTCCTCGTGGAAGAGAATTGGCGATAGTTCGAACTTTAGCTTTGTGTCGGAATGCAATTGATCATGCCAA TGAAACAGGGACTTGTATGCTTTTGTTATCTGACACTCACCATGGTGACACCCCTAAATTTCTTCACATTTACAAGAGATGGGTCAACTCTATATACACCGTCAAAG GTGATGGAATCGGGTCATTTATCATCAAGAGTAATGGTCCGGAAATTGTGAGAACAGCAGCTGCTAAATATTCCGTTGCACTTCAGTATTTAGTTTTGGAAGAGATGTACGAAAATGAAGAACAAagaaaaattacttga
- the LOC110921138 gene encoding uncharacterized protein LOC110921138 isoform X2 — translation MVERFFSTTNSPTTHDDPIILLSGPPPSGKTSLLFQFAFNFLVNDAHTSAVFICSRRTKAPFLSKGVDPSSNVFDRIQIKICQQRYHSPRGRELAIVRTLALCRNAIDHANETGTCMLLLSDTHHGDTPKFLHIYKRWVNSIYTVKGDGIGSFIIKSNGPEIVRTAAAKYSVALQYLVLEEMYENEEQRKIT, via the exons ATGGTGGAGAGATTCTTCTCCACCACAAACTCCCCCACCACACACGACGATCCAATAATCCTCCTCTCAGGCCCTCCTCCATC AGGGAAGACATCGCTGCTGTTCCAGTTCGCATTCAACTTCCTCGTCAACGACGCCCACACGTCTGCTGTTTTTATTTGCAGTCGGCGCACGAAAGCCCCCTTTCTCTCCAAG GGAGTTGATCCGTCGTCTAATGTGTTTGATCGAATCCAAATCAA AATTTGCCAACAGAGGTACCATAGTCCTCGTGGAAGAGAATTGGCGATAGTTCGAACTTTAGCTTTGTGTCGGAATGCAATTGATCATGCCAA TGAAACAGGGACTTGTATGCTTTTGTTATCTGACACTCACCATGGTGACACCCCTAAATTTCTTCACATTTACAAGAGATGGGTCAACTCTATATACACCGTCAAAG GTGATGGAATCGGGTCATTTATCATCAAGAGTAATGGTCCGGAAATTGTGAGAACAGCAGCTGCTAAATATTCCGTTGCACTTCAGTATTTAGTTTTGGAAGAGATGTACGAAAATGAAGAACAAagaaaaattacttga
- the LOC110926464 gene encoding OVARIAN TUMOR DOMAIN-containing deubiquitinating enzyme 1 isoform X1, whose protein sequence is MQNHDEIPVESESESTAFNIDYEADDDWSNYKDSDVMQQQSAIFEQDAARFPFVGDKYPFGSRYQEPLSSLEAEYKSGSPILLEKIKVLSEKYAAIRRTRGDGNCFFRSFMFSYLEHILESQDQAEVEHVKANVEKCRKTLQDLGYADFTFEDFFSLFIEQLDSVLQGNELSISHDELVSRSRDQCVSDYVVMFFRFVTSGEIKKRSEFFEPFILGLSNTTVEQFCKTSVEPMGEESDHVHITALCDALGVPIRVVYLDRSSCEKEGGVSVNHHDFVPTPADGANASTSETGSEPNPFIVLLYRPGHYDILYKK, encoded by the exons ATGCAGAATCATGATGAGATCCCTGTGGAATCTGAATCAGAGTCCACCGCATTCAACATAGATTATGAAGCTGATGATGATTGGTCCAATTACAAGGATAGTGATGTTATGCAACAACAGTCTGCAATTTTTGAACAAGATGCAGCTAGGTTTCCGTTTGTTGGTGATAAG TATCCTTTTGGAAGTCGTTATCAG GAACCTCTTTCTTCATTAGAAGCTGAGTATAAGTCTGGAAGCCCTATTTTACTGGAGAAAATAAAG GTGCTGAGTGAAAAATATGCCGCCATTAGACGAACGCGTGGAGATGGGAACTGTTTCTTCCGGAGTTTTATGTTCTCTTATCTC GAACATATTCTTGAATCGCAAGACCAAGCAGAGGTCGAGCACGTTAAAGCAAATGTGGAAAAATGCAGAAAGACCCTTCAGGATTTAGGTTATGCTGACTTCACATTTGAAGATTTTTTCTCA TTGTTTATCGAGCAGCTGGATAGTGTTCTTCAAGGGAATGAGCTTTCTATAAG tCATGATGAACTCGTATCAAGAAGTCGCGATCAGTGTGTATCTGATTATG TTGTGATGTTTTTTAGATTCGTCACCTCTGGAGAAATCAAGAAACGCTCGGAATTCTTCGAACCTTTCATACTTGGCTTGTCAAATACAACCGTAGAGCAG TTTTGCAAGACGTCAGTGGAGCCCATGGGCGAAGAAAGTGACCATGTGCACATCACAGCATTGTGTGATGCATTGGGTGTACCCATTCGTGTTGTATATCTAGACCGTAGCTCATGTGAAAAGGAGGGCGGTGTGAGTGTGAACCATCATGATTTTGTTCCCACACCCGCAGATGGTGCAAACGCTAGTACTAGTGAGACTGGGTCTGAACCAAACCCGTTCATTGTCTTGTTATACCGACCTGGTCACTATGACATACTCTACAAAAAGTGA
- the LOC110926464 gene encoding OVARIAN TUMOR DOMAIN-containing deubiquitinating enzyme 1 isoform X2, with the protein MQNHDEIPVESESESTAFNIDYEADDDWSNYKDSDVMQQQSAIFEQDAARFPFVGDKEPLSSLEAEYKSGSPILLEKIKVLSEKYAAIRRTRGDGNCFFRSFMFSYLEHILESQDQAEVEHVKANVEKCRKTLQDLGYADFTFEDFFSLFIEQLDSVLQGNELSISHDELVSRSRDQCVSDYVVMFFRFVTSGEIKKRSEFFEPFILGLSNTTVEQFCKTSVEPMGEESDHVHITALCDALGVPIRVVYLDRSSCEKEGGVSVNHHDFVPTPADGANASTSETGSEPNPFIVLLYRPGHYDILYKK; encoded by the exons ATGCAGAATCATGATGAGATCCCTGTGGAATCTGAATCAGAGTCCACCGCATTCAACATAGATTATGAAGCTGATGATGATTGGTCCAATTACAAGGATAGTGATGTTATGCAACAACAGTCTGCAATTTTTGAACAAGATGCAGCTAGGTTTCCGTTTGTTGGTGATAAG GAACCTCTTTCTTCATTAGAAGCTGAGTATAAGTCTGGAAGCCCTATTTTACTGGAGAAAATAAAG GTGCTGAGTGAAAAATATGCCGCCATTAGACGAACGCGTGGAGATGGGAACTGTTTCTTCCGGAGTTTTATGTTCTCTTATCTC GAACATATTCTTGAATCGCAAGACCAAGCAGAGGTCGAGCACGTTAAAGCAAATGTGGAAAAATGCAGAAAGACCCTTCAGGATTTAGGTTATGCTGACTTCACATTTGAAGATTTTTTCTCA TTGTTTATCGAGCAGCTGGATAGTGTTCTTCAAGGGAATGAGCTTTCTATAAG tCATGATGAACTCGTATCAAGAAGTCGCGATCAGTGTGTATCTGATTATG TTGTGATGTTTTTTAGATTCGTCACCTCTGGAGAAATCAAGAAACGCTCGGAATTCTTCGAACCTTTCATACTTGGCTTGTCAAATACAACCGTAGAGCAG TTTTGCAAGACGTCAGTGGAGCCCATGGGCGAAGAAAGTGACCATGTGCACATCACAGCATTGTGTGATGCATTGGGTGTACCCATTCGTGTTGTATATCTAGACCGTAGCTCATGTGAAAAGGAGGGCGGTGTGAGTGTGAACCATCATGATTTTGTTCCCACACCCGCAGATGGTGCAAACGCTAGTACTAGTGAGACTGGGTCTGAACCAAACCCGTTCATTGTCTTGTTATACCGACCTGGTCACTATGACATACTCTACAAAAAGTGA